The nucleotide sequence CATATTTtcatagagacttgagggtgTACTCTTAGGCCGGTAaacaaacaccttagcaacctgcCCTGGCACTGCAGCGCCGAGTTGTGCACTGACAAGCAATTTATgcaattctgtttcatgcagatagtgctgcagaaatgaaacacttcatctttaaatttTCAATAATTAAAGATATTTAATTCTCATTTCAGTTTTTTGAAAATAGTCAAAGATTTGATTGAAGGAATGGTGACAGACAGGGACGGATTACTGgccaggccaatggggccagtgcccaggggcccttgactaccaggggagtcttgactgcccgggggtgccctgggctttaaggctgcgtgatCTAGTGTTTTTAACCCCCCCCAAACCATGAACAATAATTGGCCCCAAGTCATAATCCATTCCTGGTGACAGACCACATGAAAGCGTCTGTTTTgtcataaaacatacaaatatatggGGGGGGTGTCCTTGAAATGAAATAGTGTTCTCATCATAGTTCATCTCTACTTCACAGTTGAAGAGGACGTGGTGTCTATGGCTGATTCCACCATCACTGTGGAGGACATCGAGGGAGAGCTGTTCAAAATCGACAGGATAAAGGACGCCCTGGTCCGCAAAGAGTCTGAACTGAGATATATGTGAGCgattttctctttcattttacattaaagggatagttcacacaaaaatgaaaattctctcatcagttactcaccctcattccatcccagatgtgtatgactttctttcttcagcagaacagtaatgaagatttttttagatgaatatttcacctctgttggtccatgcaatgtaagtgaatgggtgccaacatttcgaagctccaaaaagcacataaaggtggcATAGAAttaatccaaacgactccagtggttaaatccatgtcttcagatgagaTAGGATagaatgtgggtgagaaacaggacaatatttaagccctttttttactataaattctcctctatgcccagtaggtggtgatatgcacaaagaatgtgaatcaccaaaaacaaaagaagaagaatgttgaaGTATAAGTAAAAGTGGAGTTTGATAgcaaaaaaaataacttaaattctGATATATTTGTCatccacacctctcatatcacttctaaagacatggattaaaccactggagacttatggattacttttatgctgcctttatgtccttttttgaaaCTTaacaattttggtcaccattcacttgcattgcatggaccaacagagctgaaatattctactaaaaatcttcattactgttctgctgaagaaagaaagtcatacacatctgggatggcatgagggtgaataaatgatgagacaatttccattttttgggtgaactatccctttaagtttgatAGCACTATTTCTGAACCTGTGATGGAGCTTTTACTTAAATCATACAATGCAAAGTACAGTTACTATGTGATATACTGTGTGTCATACCACACTGTATCTAACTGCACTGTATTAGAATGGGAAgaacaacagaaaaatacaattttgcacAAAATCACTTTTGTGTTTGCACTTTAATTTTAGGCTAAATTTGAAAACGTGCTGAAACCACACGTGCACAAAAtgccaaaatgtttatatatatatatatatatatatatatataataactgaATGATCCTACAATACAATACATCTTACTTTTTTCAGAGTATCCGTATGATAATCTTGTGTAGTTTAGGCCTACAATATATACAACTTTTTTATTGTATTGCTGAAAATGCTAAACTTGCTTTGCTTTGAATTACAGTTTCAAATATACAGTGTATAAATCCCAATGACATtcatttttcatcatttgtcaGGATGGACGACATCCAGTTGTGTAAGGAAATTACAAGGCTCAAAAAGGAACTTCAGAAACTAGTTTCCATCCCAGGTATGTTCTCAGAAGGATTCTGTACAGAAATAGTGTGCATTAGTGTCTTGATTTGCCATTGAGCCTGCAAGATGATACACAGCTCAATCTCAGTAGTGAAAAACACTTGATTTCCTTTCCTATTATACAGAGACTGTTCAGCTCTGATGCTTGAAACAATTCTAGACCAAACATAACATTATGCTTGGTAGATATTCAAATAGTATTGTTCGTGTcttaaatacatacacacacacacacatacacatatactacacacatatatatatatatatatatatatatatatatatatatatatatatatataaacatctaTGTACAAGCTAATTTTACAAGGGaaaccaaataaatatttatacctTAGTATTGTGTGATTGCTATTTATTTCAACATGTTGTACTGGTTCTCCTTAAAAGCATCATTTATCATCTCCACACTCGTGTTATCTTTTCTTTAACACATGGTTGTGACATACCTCACTATAGGTCTCGTGTTTCCAAGAAGATGCATGAACCAAACGTAcaccatgttttgttttctgcTGCATTCTCATTTTGCTTGCACACAAAAAGAGGCTATTTTTCCCAAACTCTAGATAATTATGGCTTTTACTACGCCAGTGTAAACGGCACACCACACTGCTAGTGACGTCCATTTATTTAGAGACCTTCATTTCCTTTCAGGCTtacatttttatagattttgaTATTTAATCATATCTGTCACATTTACTCATCCCATCCCAAACCTTCTGTAGGACATATTTTGTCAATTGTTCTTATGACTTCCTTCAGTGTGGCCGTATTTGTGGTTTTGGTAGACAAAGAAAAATCCAACGAGGACAGACAGCGCGAGGAAGAACTCCTGCAGCAGATACAGAAGTTGGTGGAGACGCGGGATTTCCTGGTGGATGATTTGGAGTTTGAGAGACTGAGGTCAGTGTTACAGAGCCATCCGAGCTTCTGTGTGGCCCTCAGGGGCCGAAACATGGGCCACAACCTTTTGATTACCAGCTAGCATGCG is from Xyrauchen texanus isolate HMW12.3.18 chromosome 8, RBS_HiC_50CHRs, whole genome shotgun sequence and encodes:
- the LOC127648425 gene encoding bMERB domain-containing protein 1-like; the encoded protein is MEKGRSTPKQYGSLQQTEPCGDASKQVEEDVVSMADSTITVEDIEGELFKIDRIKDALVRKESELRYMMDDIQLCKEITRLKKELQKLVSIPDKEKSNEDRQREEELLQQIQKLVETRDFLVDDLEFERLREKEEDKEMADFLQAKFPNRCSRKGHTKDKRMTTRAQQTTSPYLTKTGFTLLKECCGFTCSIM